One genomic segment of Gammaproteobacteria bacterium includes these proteins:
- the gyrA gene encoding DNA gyrase subunit A — protein MAEFAKEILSVNLEDEMRQSYLDYAMSVIVGRALPDVRDGLKPVHRRVLYAMSVLGVDWNKGYKKSARVVGDVIGKYHPHGESAVYDAIVRMAQLFSMRYMLIDGQGNFGSVDGDAPAAMRYTEVRMARIAAEILADLDKETVDFVPNYDETEREPRVLPARVPNLLINGSSGIAVGMATNIPPHNITEVINACVALIDNPETEIAELMAYVPGPDFPTAGIINGTRGIVEAYLTGRGRIYVRARNHIETEDNGKQRIVVTELPYQVNKARLLEKIAELVKDKRVEGITELRDESDKDGMRMVIELRRGEVAEVILNNLYQHTQMQNVFGINMVALVDGQPRLVNLKEILQSFVRHRREVVTRRTIYDLRKARERAHVLEGQAVALANIGAVIELIKASSNPAEAKSAMMAGVWAPGVVTELLARSGAEDTRPDGLAPQFGMNENGYRLSDLQAQAILDLRLQRLTALEQDKIVKDYGELLASIGEYLQILREPERLLQVIRDELVAAREQFGDARRSEILENQLDLTLEDLIPSEEVVVTLSHSGYAKSQPVDVYRAQRRGGRGKAATSFKAEDFIDKLFVANTHDTILCFSSRGKVYWLKVYQLPQGGRGARGKPMVNLLPLEEGERISAVRPVREFTADCFVLMATSAGTIKKTPLVEFSRPRTNGIIAIDLHDNDALISVCITDGFADIILVSNAGKAVRFKESEVRSMGRTASGVRGIRLRRDQRVISLMTVDATASGNTVLVATELGFGKRTPIADFPLHGRGGQGVIAIQSSPRNGAVIGAELVSDDDEIMLITDSGNLVRTTVAGVSLLSRNTQGVTLIRLGEGERLVEVERIEGLNGDADDAGEPLTDDAPLTDPRIDDGV, from the coding sequence ATGGCTGAATTCGCCAAAGAAATCCTGTCGGTCAATCTCGAAGACGAAATGCGGCAGTCGTACCTCGACTACGCCATGAGCGTAATCGTGGGGCGCGCGCTGCCGGACGTTCGGGATGGTCTCAAACCCGTGCATCGTCGCGTCCTGTACGCCATGAGCGTGCTGGGCGTCGATTGGAACAAGGGTTACAAGAAGTCGGCCCGCGTGGTCGGCGACGTCATCGGTAAATATCATCCGCACGGCGAGTCCGCTGTTTACGACGCCATCGTGCGTATGGCGCAGCTGTTTTCCATGCGCTACATGCTGATAGACGGGCAGGGTAACTTCGGCTCGGTGGACGGCGACGCGCCCGCCGCCATGCGCTACACCGAGGTTCGCATGGCGCGCATCGCGGCCGAGATCCTGGCGGATCTGGACAAGGAAACGGTCGATTTCGTCCCCAATTACGACGAGACCGAGCGCGAGCCGCGGGTATTGCCCGCTCGCGTCCCCAACCTGCTGATCAACGGTTCGTCCGGCATCGCCGTGGGCATGGCGACCAACATTCCGCCGCACAATATTACCGAAGTCATCAACGCCTGCGTGGCGCTGATCGATAACCCGGAAACCGAGATCGCGGAACTGATGGCGTATGTGCCGGGCCCGGATTTCCCCACCGCCGGCATCATCAATGGCACGCGAGGCATTGTCGAGGCCTATCTGACGGGCCGCGGCCGCATCTACGTGCGCGCGCGCAACCACATCGAGACGGAAGACAACGGCAAACAGCGGATCGTCGTCACCGAGCTGCCATATCAGGTCAACAAGGCGCGGCTGCTGGAAAAGATCGCGGAGTTGGTCAAGGACAAGCGCGTCGAGGGCATCACCGAGTTGCGCGACGAGTCCGACAAGGACGGCATGCGCATGGTCATCGAGTTGCGCCGCGGCGAGGTGGCGGAGGTCATTCTCAATAATCTGTACCAGCACACCCAGATGCAGAACGTATTCGGCATCAACATGGTGGCACTGGTGGATGGCCAGCCCCGGCTGGTGAATCTCAAAGAAATTTTGCAGTCGTTCGTACGTCACCGGCGCGAAGTAGTCACGCGGCGCACGATTTACGATCTGCGTAAGGCCCGCGAACGCGCGCACGTGCTGGAGGGTCAGGCCGTGGCGCTGGCGAATATCGGTGCCGTGATTGAGTTGATCAAGGCCAGCTCGAATCCCGCCGAGGCCAAAAGCGCGATGATGGCGGGCGTCTGGGCGCCGGGTGTAGTAACGGAACTATTGGCGCGCAGCGGTGCTGAGGATACCCGGCCGGACGGGCTTGCGCCGCAGTTCGGTATGAACGAGAACGGCTATCGCTTATCCGACCTGCAGGCGCAGGCGATCCTGGATTTGCGTCTGCAGCGGCTCACAGCACTTGAGCAGGACAAAATCGTCAAGGACTACGGCGAACTGCTCGCCAGCATTGGCGAATACTTGCAGATTCTGCGCGAGCCGGAGCGCCTGCTGCAAGTTATTCGCGACGAACTGGTGGCCGCGCGCGAACAGTTCGGCGATGCGCGGCGCAGCGAGATTCTTGAGAATCAGCTCGACCTGACCCTCGAAGATCTGATTCCCTCGGAAGAAGTAGTGGTGACCCTGTCGCACTCCGGTTACGCCAAGTCGCAGCCCGTTGACGTGTACCGTGCGCAACGGCGCGGCGGTCGTGGCAAGGCGGCTACCTCGTTCAAGGCCGAGGACTTTATTGACAAATTATTCGTTGCCAATACGCACGACACTATTCTGTGCTTCTCCAGCCGTGGCAAGGTTTACTGGCTCAAGGTTTACCAGCTGCCGCAGGGAGGGCGCGGCGCGCGTGGCAAGCCCATGGTGAATCTGCTGCCACTTGAAGAGGGCGAACGCATCAGCGCCGTGCGGCCCGTTCGGGAGTTCACCGCTGACTGTTTTGTGCTGATGGCGACCAGCGCCGGCACCATCAAGAAAACGCCGTTGGTGGAGTTCTCCAGACCGCGCACCAACGGCATCATCGCCATCGACCTGCACGATAACGATGCGTTGATCAGCGTTTGTATAACCGATGGTTTCGCGGACATCATCCTGGTCAGCAATGCGGGCAAGGCGGTGCGTTTCAAGGAATCCGAGGTGCGTTCCATGGGCCGCACCGCGTCCGGCGTGCGCGGCATCCGGCTGCGTCGGGACCAACGGGTCATATCCCTGATGACTGTAGATGCGACCGCCAGCGGCAACACGGTGCTGGTCGCGACCGAACTGGGCTTTGGCAAACGCACGCCGATCGCCGATTTTCCGCTGCACGGCCGCGGCGGCCAGGGTGTCATCGCCATCCAGTCCAGTCCGCGCAACGGCGCTGTGATCGGCGCCGAGCTGGTCAGCGACGACGACGAGATCATGCTCATCACGGACAGTGGCAATCTGGTGCGGACCACGGTTGCCGGGGTGTCGTTGCTGAGTCGCAACACGCAGGGCGTAACCCTCATCCGCCTGGGCGAGGGGGAGCGTCTGGTGGAAGTCGAGCGCATCGAAGGGCTGAACGGTGACGCCGATGACGCTGGCGAGCCGCTGACAGACGACGCACCGCTGACAGACCCGCGAATAGACGACGGGGTGTGA